A single genomic interval of Thermovibrio guaymasensis harbors:
- the rplC gene encoding 50S ribosomal protein L3 — MKGILGRKVGMTQVFTEDGKAIAVTVIEAGPCTVVQKRTPERDGYSALQLGFMEKNKAESKFPKPLLGHFKKAGIKPTRWLKEVKFDNVDQYSVGDKITVEIFKPGEKVDVTGKSKGRGFAGYHKRHGFGGGRRSHGSDFHEGPGSIGACADPGRVHKGKRMAGHYGNETVTVKNLEIVDVIPEKNLILVKGAVPGHKGGLVIVKGK; from the coding sequence ATGAAAGGTATCCTCGGTAGAAAAGTTGGAATGACTCAAGTTTTTACTGAAGACGGTAAAGCTATAGCTGTTACTGTGATAGAGGCCGGCCCATGTACGGTTGTTCAGAAGAGGACTCCTGAGAGGGATGGATACAGTGCCCTCCAGCTTGGCTTTATGGAGAAGAATAAGGCTGAGAGCAAGTTTCCAAAGCCTCTTCTCGGTCACTTTAAGAAGGCTGGTATAAAGCCTACAAGGTGGCTTAAAGAGGTTAAGTTTGATAACGTTGATCAGTATTCAGTTGGCGATAAGATAACCGTTGAGATCTTTAAGCCAGGTGAGAAAGTTGATGTAACCGGTAAGTCAAAGGGAAGAGGTTTTGCCGGTTACCACAAGAGGCACGGTTTTGGTGGTGGTAGGCGTTCTCACGGTTCAGACTTCCATGAGGGACCCGGTTCAATAGGGGCCTGTGCAGACCCCGGAAGGGTTCATAAAGGTAAGAGGATGGCCGGCCATTACGGTAACGAAACTGTAACAGTTAAGAACCTTGAAATCGTTGACGTTATCCCTGAGAAGAACCTCATCCTTGTAAAGGGTGCTGTTCCCGGACACAAGGGAGGTCTTGTAATAGTTAAAGGAAAGTAA